One Rhododendron vialii isolate Sample 1 chromosome 2a, ASM3025357v1 genomic region harbors:
- the LOC131317318 gene encoding uncharacterized protein LOC131317318 produces the protein MGLVPYSQQRGEDILTGDDQLFDNPSLFKKAIILFSVLNKFTFKYLDNSHSYYRLVCVIDGCPRKLTTRSQGKSELIRVIKLNNEHLHTAHDTASFKPRIRAKEMGMIFKDKLLVQPELLPRSICKDFELAFHSPLTYSQGWRTKERARKLISGPISMTYHLVPWMCERLIQSIPNTKAVWTSNVDGKFSQLFVAYGCSIMGFLLGCRPMLFIDACFLTGPYRGSCMSAVAYDANDQLFPVAYAVVSSENYEDWLWFMQNLKEAVGDKAIVLVTDRNISLLRAVNEVFGEEFNAWCVRHVKENFSKFATGKGLRGNPKSSALDLFTKIAYAKDHRLYGVYMTKLFGVSPELAKWVEDNGPQH, from the coding sequence ATGGGTTTGGTGCCATACTCCCAACAACGAGGTGAAGACATCTTAACTGGGGACGACCAATTGTTTGACAACCCCAGCCTCTTTAAGAAggctattattttattttctgtgtTGAACAAGTTCACATTCAAGTATTTGGATAATAGTCATTCATATTATAGGTTGGTTTGCGTCATTGATGGTTGTCCACGGAAGCTAACGACTAGATCGCAAGGCAAGTCTGAACTTATTAGAGTGATCAAGCTGAACAACGAACATTTGCACACTGCACACGACACGGCTTCTTTCAAACCAAGGATTCGGGCAAAAGAGATGGGTATGATTTTCAAGGACAAACTACTTGTGCAGCCCGAGCTCCTCCCGAGGAGCATATGCAAGGACTTTGAGTTAGCGTTCCATAGTCCCCTAACTTACTCGCAGGGATGGAGGACTAAGGAACGCGCCCGTAAATTGATAAGTGGCCCAATTTCGATGACGTATCACTTAGTGCCGTGGATGTGTGAACGACTTATACAATCGATTCCAAATACAAAGGCAGTTTGGACTTCGAATGTGGATGGCAAGTTCAGCCAACTTTTTGTCGCTTATGGTTGTAGCATTATGGGCTTCTTGTTGGGATGTCGACCCATGTTGTTTATTGATGCCTGTTTCTTGACTGGTCCTTATCGAGGTAGTTGCATGTCTGCAGTCGCGTATGATGCGAATGATCAGTTGTTCCCCGTTGCATATGCTGTTGTATCATCTGAGAATTATGAGGATTGGCTATGGTTCATGCAGAATTTGAAGGAAGCTGTTGGCGATAAAGCAATTGTGTTAGTCACCGACCGCAATATTTCGTTGTTAAGGGCAGTGAACGAGGTGTTTGGCGAGGAATTTAACGCATGGTGTGTTCGCCACGTGAAGGAGAATTTTAGTAAGTTTGCCACCGGGAAAGGATTGAGGGGGAACCCAAAGAGTTCCGCATTGGACCTCTTCACAAAAATTGCGTATGCAAAAGATCATCGACTCTATGGGGTGTACATGACCAAATTATTTGGTGTGTCACCTGAGTTGGCAAAGTGGGTTGAAGACAATGGTCCACAACACTAG